The Pecten maximus chromosome 12, xPecMax1.1, whole genome shotgun sequence genome includes a region encoding these proteins:
- the LOC117338910 gene encoding LOW QUALITY PROTEIN: E3 SUMO-protein ligase KIAA1586-like (The sequence of the model RefSeq protein was modified relative to this genomic sequence to represent the inferred CDS: inserted 2 bases in 1 codon) produces MAGLLRYVDGAKPGKKLVIESKHISSDKKYEDKRVRKFLAEWNKGRPWLRYENDKMYCECCRENETTGAFCVGTTNFKLTAVKQHESCNVHKKFALKYLRPKTVEKSQAAECLMKLKKAEYDRLVIKFRTAHAIAKSHQSFRFYNTMCRLDKAKGLDIGSSYLNDKSASTFVQTIADVTQDNVREKILKSKYLSFTCDGSTDFTGEDMENVYVRVVVDGIVEDLFLYIGTANSAGSADIFRFLMETFDNLSLNVEEKVIGFCADGASNMQGTKTGLAALLKEKWPHIFITHCLAHRLELAFKDAIKKSAVYDKMTTLLLEIYYLYRKSPKQKKILGRAFEALGMTVILPSQVGGTRWLPHLQRAISAFIKGFRAFXFQLETSSHDNPKAEGLAKLASDGNVIIFILQLKMIIGVLARLSPYLQRRELCIGDAYMRVKATKAELLQILQSECEEVANILVSNEYQDQKLTFKGRKT; encoded by the exons ATGGCTGGCTTGCTCCGGTATGTTGATGGGGCAAAGCCCGGAAAAAAACTTGTAATAGAAAGCAAGCATATTTCTTCAGACAAAAAGTATGAAGATAAGAGGGTGCGTAAATTCCTGGCCGAATGGAACAAGGGAAGGCCTTGGCTAAGGtacgaaaatgacaaaatgtATTGTGAATGTTGTCGGGAAAACGAAACTACCGGCGCTTTTTGTGTCGGCACAACAAACTTCAAACTGACTGCAGTTAAACAGCATGAGAGCTGTAATGTTCATAAGAAATTtgctttgaaatatttaaggCCAAAAACAGTCGAAAAAAGCCAGGCAGCGGAATGTCTCATGAAACTGAAAAAAGCAGAGTATGACAGGCTTGTCATAAAGTTCAGGACAGCACACGCTATAGCAAAATCTCATCAGAGTTTTCGTTTTTACAACACTATGTGTAGACTCGACAAAGCCAAGGGCCTTGACATTGGCAGCTCATACTTGAATGACAAATCGGCTTCAACTTTTGTACAGACTATTGCTGATGTTACCCAGGACAATGTGAGAGAAAAGATCCTCAAGTCCAAATATTTGAGCTTCACCTGTGATGGCAGTACAGACTTCACTGGAGAGGATATGGAAAATGTGTATGTGCGTGTCGTTGTCGACGGAATTGTTGAAGATTTATTTCTTTACATTGGGACTGCTAATTCTGCTGGAAGTGCAGATATTTTCAGATTTCTGATGGAGACATTTGATAATCTGTCCTTGAATGTAGAGGAAAAGGTCATAGGGTTTTGTGCTGATGGGGCCTCAAACATGCA gGGTACAAAAACTGGTCTGGCAGCACTCCTAAAGGAGAAATGGCCTCATATCTTCATTACCCATTGCTTGGCACATCGCCTGGAGTTAGCCTTCAAGGATGCTATCAAGAAATCTGCTGTTTATGATAAGATGACTACTCTTCTTCTTGAAATTTACTACCTGTACAGAAAAAGtccaaaacagaaaaaaatattgggcAGGGCATTTGAGGCATTGGGCATGACAGTGATTCTGCCATCACAAGTTGGAGGAACCAGATGGCTTCCCCACCTTCAGCGGGCTATTTCTGCTTTTATTAAGGGTTTCCGAGCATT GTTTCAGCTTGAAACTTCCTCCCATGACAACCCTAAGGCAGAAGGCCTTGCAAAGCTTGCAAGTGATGGAAATGTCATCATCTTCATTCTCCAGTTAAAG ATGATCATCGGTGTCCTCGCAAGGTTGTCTCCGTATCTGCAGCGCCGAGAACTTTGTATAGGAGATGCGTACATGCGTGTGAAGGCTACTAAAGCTGAATTGCTACAAATACTTCAATC TGAGTGTGAGGAAGTTGCCAACATCTTGGTGTCCAATGAGTATCAGGACCAGAAGCTGACTTTCAAAGGACGAAAAACCTGA